Part of the Oerskovia paurometabola genome is shown below.
TCGACCTGTACGCGGGGCACGTCGACCCGACCGACCCCGGCGTCAACCCGCCCATCAACCCGGATCTGCTCGCGGCGTTCCGCAGCGGCGCGCGCGACGGCGGGTACCCCGGGCGGGGCGGGCGCAGCGGGGACCGCGGCTACCGGGGACGCGGGGGCCGTGGCGGGCCAGGCGGACACCGGGGTGGCGGGTCGGGCGACGGGGGTGGGCGCCGTACCCCGCCACGCTTCGCCGTGGTCGACGCCCTGGACGCCGACGGCCTGCTGCCCGCGATCTTCTTCATCTTCTCCCGCGCCGGGTGCGAGGCCGCCGTGACGCAGTGCCTGGCCGCCGGCCTGCGCCTGACCACTCCCGCGCAGGAGGCGGAGATCCGCGCGACCGTCGAGGCTCGCAGCGCGACCCTGCCCGCCGAGGACCTCGACGTGCTCGGCTACTGGACGTGGAGCGAGTCCCTGGCGCGCGGCGTCGCCGCCCACCACGCGGGCATGCTGCCCATCTTCAAGGAGATCGTCGAGGACCTGTTCAGCCGTGGCCTGGTCAAGGTCGTGTTCGCGACCGAGACCCTCGCCCTCGGGATCAACATGCCCGCCCGCTCGGTCGTCCTGGAGAAGCTCGTCAAGTGGGACGGGACGTCGCACGTCGACATGACACCGGGGGAGTACACCCAGCTCACGGGCCGCGCCGGGCGCCGCGGCATCGACGTCGAGGGGCACGCCGTCGTCGTCGACCACCCGGGGCTCGACCCCGTCGCCCTCGCGGGACTCGCGTCCAAGCGCCTGTACCCGCTCAAGTCCTCGTTCCGCCCCACGTACAACATGGCCGTCAACCTCGTGGCCCAGGTGGGCCGCGAGCGCGCCCGCGACGTCCTGGAGACGTCGTTCGCTCAGTTCCAGGCCGACCGGGGCGTCGTGGGCCTCGCCAAGCAGGCGCAGGCGCACGCCGAGGCGCTCGAGGGGTACGCGCAGGCCATGACGTGCGACCGGGGCGACTTCGGCGAGTACGCCCGGCTCCGGCGGGCGATCGCGACCCGCGAGGCCGACCTGTCGAAGTCGGCGCAGCGGGCCAGGCGCGCCCAGATCGTCGCGGACTTCGAGAACCTGCGCGTCGGTGACGTCGTCGAGCTGCCCACGGGGCGCCGCGCCGGGTACGTCGTCGTGCTCGACCCCGGCAAGGACGGCGGCTTCGACGGCCCCCGCCCCACCGTCCTCACCGAGGACAAGCACGTCAAGAAGCTCACGGTCGCCGACGCCCCCTCCGGGATCCGCACCGTCGGCAAGGTCCGCATCCCCAAGACCTTCAACCCGCGCGTGCCCGCGGCCCGCCGCGACCTGGCCTCCTCGCTGCGCAATGCGCTCGGCGCGTTCGTCGACACCCCCGGTGCGCCGTCGCGGGGCAAGTCTCCCACCGTGCGGTCGGCCGCCGCCGACGACAAGGAGCTCAGCCGCCTGCGTGCGGCACTGAGAGCCCACCCGTGCCACGACTGCCCCGAGCGCGAGGACCACGCCCGCTGGGCCGAGAGGTGGGCCAAGCTGAAGAAGGAGCACGACGCCCTCGTGCGACGCGTCGAAGGGCGCACCGGCTCGATCGCCCGCGTCTTCGACCGGATCTGCGACATCCTCACCG
Proteins encoded:
- a CDS encoding DEAD/DEAH box helicase; this encodes MTAAPRTAGNAGKDDRDDTADSAFQASPAERYAASRALQAASRTQLAAFREVVGFPFDDFQVRACQALEEGRGVLVAAPTGAGKTVVGEFAVHLALAGGRKAFYTTPIKALSNQKYADLARRHGVDQVGLLTGDTSINGDAPIVVMTTEVLRNMLYAGSRALDGLAFVVMDEVHYLADRFRGPVWEEVIIHLDDDVQLVSLSATVSNAEEFGDWLEMVRGDTAVIVSERRPVPLWQHVLVGSRHRGPRTAGEVVRPGTGADLIDLYAGHVDPTDPGVNPPINPDLLAAFRSGARDGGYPGRGGRSGDRGYRGRGGRGGPGGHRGGGSGDGGGRRTPPRFAVVDALDADGLLPAIFFIFSRAGCEAAVTQCLAAGLRLTTPAQEAEIRATVEARSATLPAEDLDVLGYWTWSESLARGVAAHHAGMLPIFKEIVEDLFSRGLVKVVFATETLALGINMPARSVVLEKLVKWDGTSHVDMTPGEYTQLTGRAGRRGIDVEGHAVVVDHPGLDPVALAGLASKRLYPLKSSFRPTYNMAVNLVAQVGRERARDVLETSFAQFQADRGVVGLAKQAQAHAEALEGYAQAMTCDRGDFGEYARLRRAIATREADLSKSAQRARRAQIVADFENLRVGDVVELPTGRRAGYVVVLDPGKDGGFDGPRPTVLTEDKHVKKLTVADAPSGIRTVGKVRIPKTFNPRVPAARRDLASSLRNALGAFVDTPGAPSRGKSPTVRSAAADDKELSRLRAALRAHPCHDCPEREDHARWAERWAKLKKEHDALVRRVEGRTGSIARVFDRICDILTGLGYLEVDPHPASGGTLDDATSATSDPADPADPATLGATDTATTSAALSAPARPRPGRTPAPEVRITDAGQWLRRLYAENDLLLAECLRRGVWDDLDPAGLAAVVSTLVFSARRDEPGEPYVPGGPQGKLARALDATVVVWSEVDDLEEAHHIDATGTLDLGIVAAVHRWATGRSLDAVLRGSELAAGDFVRWCKQIIDVLDQLATAAPTPAMRKTAVRAIDAVRRGVVAYSSV